The Desulfomicrobium orale DSM 12838 genome includes a window with the following:
- the cobM gene encoding precorrin-4 C(11)-methyltransferase, giving the protein MREDNVAVYFIGAGPGDPDLITVRGRELISRADLVLYAGSLVPKEVLAAARNDARVEDSAPLSLEETHALIMDTVRAGGLAVRVHTGESSLYGAVREQADFLRRDGVNYEIVPGVTAAFAAAARARIAFTAPEATQTLILTRMSGRTPVPEAESISRLAAHGSSMAVYLSADRAADLARELRQARTPEDTVIIIGVKVGHPGEKIIRTSLAGLEQAAREHALSRQTVFLILPGESAPSAASRLYAADFGHSFRKAVRPSTWPRMAVYAMTARGLDLARRIAEPDKADIFAPDRLGAERGFARLADQVRANFDQYHAHVFIAAAGIVIRAIAPLLESKATDPAVVVCDQNGEHVVSLLSGHLGGANDLARRIADRIGGRAVITTATDTAGCPAIDTLARDRGLAVSDSSRIVPVNAALAEGRSVLVHDPENRLEADPEHFISTGDPDAAQVLVSWKDLSSDRLVLHPPCLVAGVGCRRGVAKEDILRALSEVFARHGLARPSLTGLASADLKSDEAGLLEAAGDLGLDVDFFDRTVLEKTAVPNPSHRVKEKIGVESVCEAAALNAALKKSATARLIVPKTICGPVTIAIALAG; this is encoded by the coding sequence ATGCGGGAAGATAACGTAGCCGTATATTTCATCGGGGCCGGGCCGGGCGATCCGGATCTTATCACCGTGCGCGGCCGGGAACTGATATCCAGAGCCGATCTGGTGCTGTACGCAGGATCTCTGGTGCCGAAAGAAGTGCTTGCCGCCGCCAGAAATGACGCCCGCGTGGAGGATTCCGCCCCCTTGAGTCTGGAAGAAACCCACGCCCTGATCATGGATACGGTCCGTGCCGGGGGCTTGGCCGTCAGGGTGCATACCGGAGAATCATCCCTTTACGGGGCGGTTCGAGAGCAGGCCGATTTCTTGCGGCGGGACGGCGTGAACTACGAGATCGTCCCCGGCGTGACCGCAGCCTTTGCCGCTGCCGCACGGGCCAGGATCGCCTTTACCGCGCCCGAAGCCACCCAGACTCTCATCCTGACGCGCATGAGCGGCCGCACCCCGGTGCCCGAGGCTGAATCCATCTCCCGGCTGGCCGCCCACGGTTCTTCCATGGCCGTGTACCTGTCGGCGGACAGGGCCGCCGATCTGGCCCGGGAACTGCGTCAGGCCCGCACGCCGGAAGACACAGTCATCATTATCGGAGTGAAAGTCGGACATCCCGGCGAGAAAATCATCCGCACCTCCCTGGCCGGGCTGGAACAGGCCGCTCGCGAACATGCTCTGTCCCGTCAGACCGTTTTTCTGATCCTGCCCGGAGAGAGTGCCCCTTCCGCCGCCTCACGCCTGTACGCGGCGGACTTCGGCCACAGTTTTCGCAAGGCCGTCCGTCCCTCCACTTGGCCGCGCATGGCCGTGTACGCCATGACCGCCCGAGGACTCGATCTGGCCCGGCGCATTGCGGAGCCGGACAAGGCCGATATCTTCGCGCCGGACCGTCTGGGCGCGGAGCGCGGCTTTGCCCGGCTGGCCGATCAGGTCCGGGCCAACTTTGACCAGTATCACGCCCATGTGTTCATAGCCGCCGCGGGTATCGTCATCCGCGCCATCGCCCCTTTATTGGAGAGCAAGGCCACGGATCCGGCCGTGGTGGTCTGCGACCAGAACGGCGAGCATGTGGTCAGCCTGCTGTCCGGACATCTGGGCGGAGCCAATGATCTGGCCCGGCGCATCGCGGACCGGATCGGAGGACGGGCGGTCATCACCACGGCCACGGACACGGCCGGGTGTCCGGCCATCGACACACTGGCCCGGGACCGGGGTCTCGCCGTTTCCGATTCGTCCCGCATCGTCCCGGTCAACGCCGCTCTGGCCGAAGGCCGGTCCGTTCTGGTGCATGATCCCGAAAACCGGCTGGAGGCGGACCCGGAGCACTTCATTTCCACCGGCGATCCGGATGCGGCTCAGGTGCTGGTTTCCTGGAAGGATCTTTCTTCGGACCGTCTGGTCCTGCATCCGCCCTGTCTCGTGGCGGGCGTGGGCTGCCGGCGGGGCGTGGCGAAAGAGGATATCCTGCGGGCCTTGAGCGAAGTCTTCGCCCGTCACGGTCTGGCCCGGCCCAGCCTGACCGGCCTGGCCAGCGCGGATCTCAAAAGCGACGAGGCCGGTCTGTTGGAAGCGGCCGGGGACCTCGGCCTGGATGTGGATTTTTTCGACCGGACCGTGCTGGAAAAAACGGCCGTGCCCAATCCTTCGCACCGGGTGAAGGAAAAAATAGGAGTGGAGAGCGTATGCGAGGCGGCAGCCCTGAACGCGGCCCTGAAGAAAAGCGCCACGGCGCGTCTGATCGTCCCCAAGACCATATGCGGGCCGGTGACCATCGCCATAGCCCTGGCCGGCTGA